Below is a genomic region from Rosa chinensis cultivar Old Blush chromosome 5, RchiOBHm-V2, whole genome shotgun sequence.
AAGTGGTTGAGTGTACGTAATCTGCTAGGAAGGTTGTAGCTTGAGAGTTGATGTACAACGTCAATGAATAGAGATGAATATTGTTGGAATGACCTATAACACTTTGTGAATTGCAGCCTTTTCTGCAGGACAATCATATGCCAGGAAACAAGTATAACTGCAATCCCTCCACACCCAGAAGTAGATTGGAAAGGCTTCTCAGGGAAAGAGAGCTAAGGAGATCAAATCTTGCTTCACAACCGAATGAAGATGCAAACAGACAGGCAGAACTGagtgaatattttcttactgaCGGCGAAAATTTAGCTCTCTCTGGTGATGAAGATTTTGCAGATGGGGTTGCAGCAGCAAGAGCTTTTGTTGATGGATGTGAACGGCAAGAGGGACGACCTTATAAACAACGGTTATTGGTTGTAGCCAACAGGTTACCTGTCTCTGCAGTTAGGAAGGGTGAAGACTCATGGCAGCTTGAGATAAGTGTAGGAGGGCTAGTGAGTGCACTTTTAGGTAAAGAATAATTCATCTTGCCTTATCCCTTTGTTTTCAGTACATcctgtgtttttgttttagtgGCCCTTTCTTTAGGCACATGATAAGGTGTATGTTTTGTTCTTTTGGTATCAGATAAGGTATATATGTTGTTGACatcatttgtttttcttcattccaactcacaaaaagaaaatgtgttaattttttgattttttctcaTTCAAATGCTCAATTAaccccttgttttttttttttttggaaggtgTGAAGGAGTTTGATGCCAGATGGATTGGTTGGGCTGGTGTAAATGTACCTGATAGTGTTGGACAAAAAGCACTGACTAAAGCTTTAGCTGAAAAGGTTCAAATCTCTTAGTCTCGTCTTTAAATTGTCACAGAACTTAAGCTTATAAGCTGGCCATTTATTACCTCAAAATATTTGACAATGATGCAGTCCCACCCCTAACCCCCTTCCTCCATACCTCGGAACACAGACAAATTGGCATGCAGTGCACCCACCACAAGCAATCTGTTTGATTTTGTATTAAAGTATTAAAGGAGAAAAGATTAAACTTTTATTTATTGCAGAGGTGCATCCCAGTGTTTCTTGACGAAGAAATTGTTCATCAATATTACAATGGTTATTGCAACAACATCTTGTGGCCTCTTTTCCACTATCTTGGACTTCCACAAGAAGACCGCCTTGCAACCACCCGGAGTTTCCAATCGCAGTTTGATGCATATAAGAAGGCAAACCAAATGTTTGCTGATGTTGTAAATGAACACTACGAGGATGGAGATGTTGTTTGGTGCCATGATTACCACCTGATGTTTCTTCCTAAATGTCTAAAAGAACATAACAGCAAGATGAAAGTTGGTTGGTTTCTCCATACACCTTTTCCTTCATCAGAAATACATAGGACACTGCCATCTCGATCAGAACTATTGAGATCCGTTCTTGCTGCCGATTTGGTTGGGTAAGTCATgtattttttttggtatttctgttgcATACTCTGTTATACTATTATATAGGTACTTATTTGACCATTAAGGTTTAATATCAAAAGCTCTCCAGGTTTGATCTTGGAAATGTGATTTGGGTTTGGTGGTAAAACTGTTGTAGTGGCGACATCTAAGGCCTCATTTGAAGTCTCTAAAGGAGCTTGAATGAAGCTCTAACTTATGATCATGTTAATCACACCCTTTCTAAGCATTCATAGTTAATGAATTGAAAGCAGTGGATGTAAACTCTAGCTGAGCGATCCTTTTTGTCAGGAATAGTAATATCACCTACTTTAATTCTGAAAACTAATAGCCCTTATACACCATAGAAGATAATGTTAATGAGCCTATTTTTCCTGCTTATTAACAGATTAAGCTTTGATACATGACAAATGTTCTCCATATTCTGCTGTGCAATATGTTCTGTAAGTTGCCATCTTATGCTATGTCTCAAGAGCTTATAGGTACTGATGGGTGGACTTTTCATTTCCAGATTCCATACATATGATTATGCAAGGCATTTTGTTAGTGCTTGTACTCGTATTCTGGGTTTAGAGGGGACACCTGAAGGAGTAGAGGATCAAGGAAAGCTGACTCGTGTAGCTGCAGTATGTGTAATCAGAAAAATAAGCCTGTGACTTTTTCAATCCCCTTattttttatgtgtttatcagcacataatttttatattttttttatcaagagtTCCTTTACTTGGTGAATCCTCATGATTCTCATTTCCTTTCACTTTGAAACTTAGTTTCCAATTGGGATAGACTCGGACCGATTTATTCGAGCTCTAGAACTCCCTCAAGTCCAGGAACACATGAAGGAATTGAAGGAAAGATTTGCTGGCAGAAAGGTAAGATCGGATTAAATTTTCATTAAGACTTGAAAGCACCATTtggtagttttttattttaaatctAAACTCCTATGTAATCTAAATAGTAAGTTCTGCACCATAGTTCTTAGCATGCTTCTTAATGCGCTAATGTTTAGATATGATTATAAACTAACTTCCTTTGTCTTATGTTCAATTCTTTCGTCTCTTTAATCAATGTAAATTGTAAATTGTATTGCTGATAACGATAGGCTAATCACAAGTACAGTTGGctactctctttctttctctctcacacacacacaaaacaaaatctCATCTGATTATCCTTTAATTTATTAAACTACTCTGTTTGCTTAATGGATTCAcatgcatctctctctctctctctctctctctctctctctctctctctctctctctctctatacatatatatatatatatatatatgtatatatattccatGGTTTTGAAATTTACTTTGTATACCACTTTGTCATTACTAAATTGCTCTCTCTTAATAGTTTCTTTTTATTAGAATCAGGTGTTGTGTCTCCAATggtgaaatttttttctttagatgTTGTTATTTGTCATTGTTAAGATTTGGGTGGTAGTTTCACAGGTTCATGGTTCTTTTGTCCAGATGAATTTTTTCTATGTCAATGGTTACAGATTTGAGTCCATATTCTTCCTTTATTCGCTTTTACTAGTTTATTTAATTTTCCAAACACTTAAATGTTCCAATTCAACTGTGTGCAGGTAATGTTGGGTGTTGATCGCCTTGATATGATTAAGGGAATTCCTCAAAAGATTTTGGCATTTGAAAAATTCCTTGAGGAAAATCTGAATTGGCGTGATAAAGTAGTATTGCTGCAAATTGCTGTACCAACAAGAACCGATGTGCCTGAGTGTAGGTTCCTTTTCAATATATACTACTTACTTCAGTTACTTGACATAGAAGATGGACGTTATACCTTCCAATTTTGTTCCCGTATTTTGTGACAGTTAGGTTTATGGCTGATCATATAATTTCATATGATCAGGATTGTGAAGTCATTTCATTTGGCATATGGTGTTTGCTCATGAAGtccttcctctttctcttctccatTCATGAAGTCCATTGTTTAATAGTCCTATTTCACTTAAGATGTACTATCAGCTTCCAGAGTCTAATATTTTTCTATACAATGCTGTTTCACTCACAGACCAGAAGCTCACTAGCCAGGTTCATGAGATTGTGGGACGCATTAATGGGAGGTTTGGAACTCTTACTGCTGTTCCAATACATCATCTGGTTTGTTCTTATCTTCTTGGCCTTTTGTTTTAATTCCATCAGACTAAGCTCTTTCACAATAGTTTATGTACAATTGAACAAACGACTTTGTTGATTGGCTATATGGGATTTAAACTATAAAATTGTGTTCTGGATGCAAGATATGGAAATTCAATACAGATAATAGTGTTTCTAGAAATTCAAGTACACAAGTACTGCCATATATCAAGGTTGAAGACATGGATACTAGCCTCTCCGAACTTGCTAACTTGTTGACGAGGCTTTTaaaattttccctttctttgtGCATCAATATATGGTGGTTGCTTGCGACAAACTGACAATTGCAGTAATATTGGGACTAGAaaaaactttctttttttttttagttgtaaATATATAGTTTAGAGTTGAAGTCCAAAGTCCAGGACTCCAGGTATAGATACTTAACATAGATACTTAACTTATTATTATAAGATGTTTGCATCATGCTTACATATCCAGGGAAATCTGACTTctctagtttttaattttttaatttatttttaaatttacttTTATGTAGGATTTGTGTACTATTGCATCTTTAATTAGACTTCTGGATTTTTCACAAGTGATACATATATATGAAGATTTCTAATACATCTTCTTCATTTACAGGACCGATCTCTTGACTTTCATGCATTATGTGCACTATATGCTGTTACTGGTACTTATTTTTCTGGCTTAAAACTTACAGCATTAACCATTATTGTCTTTATGATAATCCTGAAATGCCGAATCTTTGATAAAAACTAATAGATAACCTTCTTCAGCTTCAATATGAGTTGGATGATATTTTCCAATTTTATCTTTTATCGCCAGTCAAAgccacaaaaataaataaataaactaattCTGACAACAGAACACACATTAACTTTCCCATTTTTGGGTAATAATTGTTGATTAGAATTTAGTGAAGCATCACTTTCTGATGGTTTAATAAGCACAGCACTTCCTGAAAAAATAGACGTATTTACATGCATGTTCTTCTGGACCGAACTTGAAATAGAGAGGGCCAGTTACAGTGGGCTAAACAACTGGAAATGGAAACAATCTTCTTGTCCTCATGCATGAACATTATTCATCTACATATTTAAGCAAATCATAACTTTGAATCAATAGGCTAGCAATCAGTATGGAAATATATATCCAGcccagcttttttttttttggtataattactAAGAAGCTATGAATAACCAGAGTTTGCAATATATACTATTTTCAGATGTAGCACTTGTTACATCTTTAAGGGATGGGATGAATCTTGTGAGCTATGAGTTTGTTGCTTGTCAAGCTTCCAAGAAAGGGGTTCTCATTCTAAGCGAGGTAACTAGAACTTTGATgtgcattttttttaattatatattatatctTTTTTCATCCAATGATGTATTGCTataattagaagaagaaaaaagagtaaaaacaaaacctagatTTTTGTTTGATCCTGCACGCAGACAATGTTATAAATCTGATATCTGGTTATATGTTCCAAGTGAAATTACACAAGACAATTCAGAGAGAGAAttgaccaaaaaagaaattagagagagagagagagagagagagagagagatccatATGGCTGCTTCCAGTGGCATGTAGACTGTAATCATCCCGATTAAAGTAATCACAAAGTTAGGCATCATGTTAGGCTTACATTTTTGTAAGTATAATGCAGTTGTATTATTTTTCAATATTTTGTACCCTTCCTTGAGAGAAGAATAGAGAGCAGAGATTTGATTAAGTACCaaattcttgaaattttagtgAAGTTTCTGTACAGTTTAGAAGAGAAAATGGTTTTAGAGCTTCTTGTTATAGGCATCACAAATTCCTCTACTAGTATGAGTATGGACATTAACTTATCAAGTTGCAGTCACTCTAACCGTTATAATTCGTTAAGTTGTGAAATCTGTTCTAATAACGCTATTCATATCTAGTTTGCAGGTGCAGCACAGTCCCTTGGTGCTGGTGCTATATTGGTGAACCCGTGGAATATCACAGAAGTAGCTGCTTCCATAGGCTATGCTTTGAATATGCCAGCTGATGAAAGGGAAAAGCGTCACCATCATAACTTCATGCATGTAACAACTCACACATCTCAAGAGTGGGCTGCAACCTTTGTGAGGTGCTGATCATATCATGGTCATATGAAATATCTACTTTGTTATACCATGACTCATGTTCATGTATCTCCTTCTGAACAAATTCACTATGcttttttacaagtttaagcACTTTTTAAGCACTGGTGAAAGTGCAGACTTCTTTTCCAGGTTTAACCAAAAATAACTGCTTTGTGAAAACTAATGTCGGCACTTCTTTTGTTTGTACTGATCCAGTTATAGTGTTGATTCATAATTAGATCCaccaaataaaaaatttcaaatatttaatcAGGAGGAGGTTTACACACTACAAAAATGGAGATATAAGGGATATAGATGTCTAATTCAAATATCGTTGTTCTGCTATCTCATAgcttttttactttgtttcctTCCCCTTTTCTTCAGGGTCATGCTCaatggtgaatttttcttttatgtagTGAACTCAATGATACTATTGTTGAAGCTCAACTAAGGACTAGACAAGTTCCTCCTTTACTTCCTATCAAAGGATCAGTTGATCGCTATTTTCAATCAAGCAATCGATTACTTATACTGGTATGCTATTTTTTCATACTAGAAGTTGAGTATTGGTATAAGTAAATAtctatgtacacacacacacagagagatatatatatgacatatatatctatatgtgtgtgtgtgtgtgtgtgtgtctctctctctctctctgtattgCTAGAGAAAACTTGATGTCTACATGTACGAGTTCAAACGCTTGATACAATGTGAGCGTTATATTTTTTGTCAATTGAGAAATTTCTGTCAATTTTTTTCACAATTTGACTCCAACTTGAAATTGCTGAAGCTAGCAATTAAAGTTTGAAGTACTGGAAGAAGCAGTTTCTTGGTCCCAACTTAAGAGTTATCTCATCATGTTCATTGTCTCTGTTTCTCCATTACAGGGATTTAATGCCACTTTAACTGAACCAAAGGATACCCTTGGGAGAAGGGGTGGTCAAATTAGAGAAATGGAACTTAAATTGCACCCAGATCTCAAGGAACCCTTGAAAAAGCTTTGTAATGACTCAAAGACAACAATTGTTGTCCTTAGTGGAAGTGATAGAAGCGTCTTGGACTATGTACGGTAGCCTTCCTTCAGTGACTCTTTATT
It encodes:
- the LOC112201852 gene encoding alpha,alpha-trehalose-phosphate synthase [UDP-forming] 1 isoform X2, encoding MPGNKYNCNPSTPRSRLERLLRERELRRSNLASQPNEDANRQAELSEYFLTDGENLALSGDEDFADGVAAARAFVDGCERQEGRPYKQRLLVVANRLPVSAVRKGEDSWQLEISVGGLVSALLGVKEFDARWIGWAGVNVPDSVGQKALTKALAEKRCIPVFLDEEIVHQYYNGYCNNILWPLFHYLGLPQEDRLATTRSFQSQFDAYKKANQMFADVVNEHYEDGDVVWCHDYHLMFLPKCLKEHNSKMKVGWFLHTPFPSSEIHRTLPSRSELLRSVLAADLVGFHTYDYARHFVSACTRILGLEGTPEGVEDQGKLTRVAAFPIGIDSDRFIRALELPQVQEHMKELKERFAGRKVMLGVDRLDMIKGIPQKILAFEKFLEENLNWRDKVVLLQIAVPTRTDVPEYQKLTSQVHEIVGRINGRFGTLTAVPIHHLDRSLDFHALCALYAVTDVALVTSLRDGMNLVSYEFVACQASKKGVLILSEFAGAAQSLGAGAILVNPWNITEVAASIGYALNMPADEREKRHHHNFMHVTTHTSQEWAATFVSELNDTIVEAQLRTRQVPPLLPIKGSVDRYFQSSNRLLILGFNATLTEPKDTLGRRGGQIREMELKLHPDLKEPLKKLCNDSKTTIVVLSGSDRSVLDYNFGDYNMWLAAENGMFLRLTTGEWMTTMPENLNMDWVDSVKHVFEYFTERTPRSHFELRETSLVWNYKYADIEFGRLQARDLLQHLWTGPISNASVDVVQGGRSVEVRAVGVTKGAAIDRILGEIVHNKGMKAPIDYVLCIGHFLPKDEDLYTFFEPELPCEVPVQTIPRPTSVPTPVNPSLPKISTGKSGSKGSRLKKQRSLSTLEKRANIGIVNAWRPTLMRDRMSLHEGSSVLDLKGDNYFSCAVGRKRSSARYLLKSSDDVVTLLKELAEGGEPMPVVSESEAMPLNSDGVAVPLDSEGVALPLDSEGVVPLNSEVGEQSTENI
- the LOC112201852 gene encoding alpha,alpha-trehalose-phosphate synthase [UDP-forming] 1 isoform X1, whose product is MPGNKYNCNPSTPRSRLERLLRERELRRSNLASQPNEDANRQAELSEYFLTDGENLALSGDEDFADGVAAARAFVDGCERQEGRPYKQRLLVVANRLPVSAVRKGEDSWQLEISVGGLVSALLGVKEFDARWIGWAGVNVPDSVGQKALTKALAEKRCIPVFLDEEIVHQYYNGYCNNILWPLFHYLGLPQEDRLATTRSFQSQFDAYKKANQMFADVVNEHYEDGDVVWCHDYHLMFLPKCLKEHNSKMKVGWFLHTPFPSSEIHRTLPSRSELLRSVLAADLVGFHTYDYARHFVSACTRILGLEGTPEGVEDQGKLTRVAAVCFPIGIDSDRFIRALELPQVQEHMKELKERFAGRKVMLGVDRLDMIKGIPQKILAFEKFLEENLNWRDKVVLLQIAVPTRTDVPEYQKLTSQVHEIVGRINGRFGTLTAVPIHHLDRSLDFHALCALYAVTDVALVTSLRDGMNLVSYEFVACQASKKGVLILSEFAGAAQSLGAGAILVNPWNITEVAASIGYALNMPADEREKRHHHNFMHVTTHTSQEWAATFVSELNDTIVEAQLRTRQVPPLLPIKGSVDRYFQSSNRLLILGFNATLTEPKDTLGRRGGQIREMELKLHPDLKEPLKKLCNDSKTTIVVLSGSDRSVLDYNFGDYNMWLAAENGMFLRLTTGEWMTTMPENLNMDWVDSVKHVFEYFTERTPRSHFELRETSLVWNYKYADIEFGRLQARDLLQHLWTGPISNASVDVVQGGRSVEVRAVGVTKGAAIDRILGEIVHNKGMKAPIDYVLCIGHFLPKDEDLYTFFEPELPCEVPVQTIPRPTSVPTPVNPSLPKISTGKSGSKGSRLKKQRSLSTLEKRANIGIVNAWRPTLMRDRMSLHEGSSVLDLKGDNYFSCAVGRKRSSARYLLKSSDDVVTLLKELAEGGEPMPVVSESEAMPLNSDGVAVPLDSEGVALPLDSEGVVPLNSEVGEQSTENI